In Roseimicrobium gellanilyticum, the following are encoded in one genomic region:
- a CDS encoding SGNH/GDSL hydrolase family protein — protein sequence MKSALLRLSFALVLFGTTATATSQTTPPTRAFEFKDGDRVVILGGTIVEREQHYGFLETALTLAVGQKQISVRNLGWSGDTVFGHARSYFGPPTEGLERLGKHLETLKPTVLIACYGADLPFEGLIKMPEFISGYRNLLELVRSKNPHVRVIVVAPPPLENLGSPLPDQTEANAKLEDVRNALKEFAGKQGAFFVDGFELMGGAKKERPEHPITENGIHYAEAGYQQWAAKMIEGLGLPKQDPAGPAATQLRRDVIKKDSLFFNRWRPANETYLYGFRKHEQGQNAAEVEQFDALVAAEDKKIQEQKLKILQALPQLP from the coding sequence ATGAAATCCGCCCTCCTACGCCTCTCCTTTGCCCTCGTCTTGTTTGGAACGACCGCAACCGCAACCTCGCAAACCACTCCGCCCACCCGCGCCTTTGAGTTCAAGGACGGGGACCGTGTCGTGATCCTCGGCGGCACCATCGTGGAACGCGAGCAGCACTACGGCTTTCTGGAGACGGCCCTGACCCTCGCCGTGGGGCAAAAGCAAATCTCCGTGCGGAACCTGGGCTGGAGCGGGGACACTGTCTTCGGCCACGCCCGCTCCTATTTCGGCCCTCCCACGGAAGGTCTGGAGCGCCTCGGCAAGCATCTGGAAACGCTGAAGCCCACGGTCCTCATCGCCTGCTACGGTGCGGATCTGCCGTTTGAGGGACTCATCAAGATGCCGGAATTCATCTCGGGCTACCGCAACCTGCTGGAACTTGTGCGCTCGAAGAACCCGCATGTGCGCGTCATCGTGGTCGCACCTCCTCCGCTTGAAAATCTGGGCTCTCCCCTCCCCGACCAGACCGAGGCCAACGCCAAGCTGGAAGACGTGCGCAACGCACTGAAGGAATTCGCCGGCAAGCAGGGTGCCTTTTTTGTGGATGGATTCGAGCTGATGGGCGGCGCGAAGAAGGAACGCCCGGAGCACCCCATCACGGAGAACGGCATCCACTACGCCGAGGCTGGCTACCAGCAGTGGGCCGCGAAGATGATCGAGGGTCTCGGCCTGCCGAAGCAGGACCCCGCCGGCCCCGCCGCAACCCAGCTCCGGAGGGACGTGATCAAGAAGGACTCGCTATTCTTCAACCGCTGGCGTCCCGCGAACGAGACCTACCTCTATGGATTCCGCAAGCACGAGCAAGGTCAGAACGCCGCCGAAGTGGAGCAGTTCGACGCGCTCGTGGCAGCGGAGGACAAGAAAATTCAGGAACAGAAGCTCAAGATCCTCCAGGCCCTGCCGCAGCTCCCGTGA
- a CDS encoding glycosyltransferase family 2 protein, whose product MPESLNPKPVQLLSVVIPARDEEGSVAHTVEELHQTLSARQISHEIVVVNDGSQDGTWGLLQELSQRIPTLRPVNNTGPNGFGRAIICGLNHMLGDAVVIMMADCSDSPAEVVQYWDLLNQGHECVFGSRFIKGGGVHDYPTHKLILNRIANWGIKVLFRIPLNDTTNAFKAYRAEVIEGCRPFIAPHFNLTVEIPLKAIVRGYTWTTMPITWRNRRAGVPKLKIKEMGSRYLFIILYVWLEKFFSRGDYRRQIQPTSKEKSP is encoded by the coding sequence ATGCCCGAATCCCTCAACCCAAAGCCGGTGCAACTGCTCAGCGTGGTCATTCCGGCTCGTGATGAGGAGGGAAGTGTGGCCCACACGGTGGAGGAGCTTCACCAGACCCTGTCCGCCCGTCAGATTTCCCACGAAATTGTCGTGGTGAATGACGGCAGTCAGGACGGCACTTGGGGGCTGCTACAGGAACTCAGCCAGCGCATCCCCACCCTCCGGCCGGTGAACAACACCGGCCCCAATGGCTTCGGACGCGCCATCATTTGCGGGCTAAATCACATGCTGGGCGATGCCGTGGTGATCATGATGGCCGACTGCTCGGACAGCCCTGCGGAGGTGGTGCAGTACTGGGACCTGCTAAATCAGGGCCACGAGTGCGTCTTCGGCAGCCGTTTCATCAAGGGCGGCGGCGTCCATGACTACCCCACGCACAAGCTCATCCTGAATCGTATCGCCAATTGGGGCATCAAGGTGCTCTTCCGCATCCCCCTGAACGATACTACCAATGCCTTCAAGGCCTACCGCGCCGAGGTCATCGAGGGTTGCCGTCCCTTCATTGCTCCGCATTTCAATCTCACGGTGGAGATTCCGCTGAAGGCCATCGTCCGCGGCTATACCTGGACCACCATGCCCATCACGTGGCGAAATCGTCGCGCGGGCGTCCCAAAACTGAAAATCAAGGAGATGGGCAGCCGCTATCTCTTCATTATTCTCTATGTCTGGCTGGAGAAGTTCTTCAGCCGGGGAGACTATCGGCGGCAGATTCAGCCCACATCGAAAGAAAAGAGCCCCTAG
- a CDS encoding NAD-dependent epimerase/dehydratase family protein, with protein MKIALVTGSGGLIGSETCRRLHAEGYAIVGVDNDMRAYFFGEEASTKGTRQLLRKQLQVYHDEPADIRDWDAVEFLFKKFGFAIGAVVHTAAQPSHDWAAKEPLTDFAVNAQGTMYLLEATRKYCPEAVFIFTSTNKVYGDTPNRLPLVEKETRWEVDESHPYFAKGIDESMSIDGSKHSIFGANKVAADIMVQEYGKYFGMKTGVFRGGCLTGPAHAGAELHGFLAYLMKCTVTGRPYNIYGYKGKQVRDNIHSHDLVDAFVKFMNNPRPGEVYNMGGSRHSNCSMLEAIKMCEDISGKKLDWNLLDDNRIGDHIWYVSDVSKFQSHYPDWEYKYNLQTTLEEIYKACALTK; from the coding sequence ATGAAGATTGCCCTGGTAACCGGTTCAGGGGGCCTAATCGGCTCGGAAACGTGCAGACGGCTGCACGCGGAAGGCTATGCCATCGTCGGGGTCGACAATGACATGCGCGCCTATTTCTTTGGGGAGGAAGCCTCTACCAAGGGGACCCGCCAGCTTCTGCGCAAACAACTGCAGGTGTATCACGACGAGCCTGCGGACATTCGCGATTGGGATGCGGTGGAGTTCCTTTTCAAAAAGTTCGGATTCGCCATAGGCGCTGTAGTCCATACGGCGGCCCAGCCCTCACACGATTGGGCGGCGAAGGAGCCACTCACGGACTTCGCGGTGAATGCCCAGGGTACCATGTACCTGCTGGAGGCCACCCGGAAGTACTGCCCCGAGGCGGTCTTCATCTTCACCAGCACGAACAAGGTGTACGGCGACACGCCGAACCGCCTGCCACTGGTGGAAAAAGAGACCCGGTGGGAGGTGGATGAGTCCCACCCCTATTTTGCGAAGGGCATCGATGAGTCGATGAGCATCGACGGCAGCAAGCACTCCATCTTCGGCGCGAACAAGGTGGCGGCGGACATCATGGTGCAGGAGTACGGGAAGTACTTCGGCATGAAGACCGGTGTCTTCCGCGGCGGCTGCCTCACAGGACCGGCGCATGCGGGTGCCGAGCTCCACGGCTTCCTGGCCTACCTCATGAAGTGCACCGTCACCGGCCGCCCCTACAACATCTACGGCTACAAGGGCAAGCAGGTGCGGGACAACATCCACAGCCATGACCTTGTGGATGCCTTTGTGAAGTTCATGAACAACCCCCGTCCCGGCGAGGTGTACAACATGGGCGGCTCCCGCCACTCGAACTGTTCCATGCTGGAGGCCATCAAGATGTGCGAGGACATCAGCGGCAAAAAGCTCGATTGGAACCTTCTGGATGACAACCGCATCGGCGACCACATCTGGTACGTGAGCGACGTGTCCAAGTTCCAGAGCCACTACCCCGACTGGGAATACAAGTACAATCTCCAGACCACGCTGGAGGAAATCTACAAGGCGTGCGCGCTGACGAAGTAG
- a CDS encoding DUF6985 domain-containing protein, producing the protein MFNLFKAATFEDNHLGLLTRSRGHWKGSVTLDQHGKIELSLAGGRQSPDSLCLAQAHELAAQYDSLLPQIQASLFEHYEPYRDADSAGELPEDSEPFPKIDRAEDVWPHVFAERVCIELIQGSPQAGPSIEIAYRVTWDEEHTVGARIQNGKLWELCGSVV; encoded by the coding sequence ATGTTCAACCTGTTCAAGGCCGCGACTTTTGAGGACAACCATCTTGGCTTGCTGACGCGGTCACGCGGCCATTGGAAAGGGAGCGTCACGCTAGATCAGCATGGCAAGATTGAGTTGAGCCTTGCTGGCGGGCGTCAATCACCGGATTCACTGTGCCTGGCCCAGGCCCATGAATTAGCTGCGCAATATGATTCTCTGCTTCCCCAGATTCAGGCGAGTTTGTTTGAGCACTACGAACCCTACCGGGATGCTGATTCGGCGGGAGAACTACCTGAAGATTCTGAACCCTTTCCAAAAATTGATCGTGCTGAGGACGTCTGGCCTCACGTGTTTGCCGAGCGGGTCTGCATTGAGCTGATTCAAGGCTCGCCGCAAGCTGGCCCCTCCATCGAGATAGCCTATCGTGTGACTTGGGATGAGGAGCACACCGTCGGAGCCCGAATTCAAAACGGTAAGCTCTGGGAACTGTGCGGCAGCGTTGTGTAA
- a CDS encoding DUF4272 domain-containing protein, which yields MEDESVKLTERSALEIAERSLVLVAIVAHTQQQTWVADWTRRFGIHDSFSDAERGFFSDSTPDQQAIVNFSWRAEALVSLIWSLGGLEQMPLLSEQCWILDTDFIAAAMKDPNEFRLCAEKRPSEEIQAMEGFLYHQHWRVRDRQLGLNVGAGRPLDPGELPVDALNPSVVYERRYGLSWVAGWGDDWDDVPTDT from the coding sequence ATGGAAGACGAGAGCGTCAAACTGACGGAGCGATCAGCGCTGGAGATTGCAGAGCGCTCGCTGGTATTGGTGGCGATAGTGGCCCATACCCAGCAACAGACATGGGTCGCAGACTGGACACGTCGGTTCGGCATTCACGACTCCTTTTCGGATGCCGAGCGAGGTTTCTTCAGCGACTCCACGCCAGACCAGCAAGCCATCGTGAACTTCAGCTGGAGAGCCGAAGCACTGGTGTCGTTGATTTGGTCACTGGGTGGGCTGGAGCAGATGCCACTTCTGTCTGAGCAATGTTGGATTCTCGACACCGACTTCATCGCTGCGGCAATGAAGGATCCGAACGAATTCCGTCTGTGCGCCGAGAAGCGGCCCTCAGAGGAGATTCAGGCGATGGAGGGATTTCTGTACCACCAGCACTGGAGGGTACGAGACAGGCAGCTTGGACTCAATGTTGGGGCCGGCAGGCCACTTGATCCGGGTGAACTTCCGGTCGACGCTTTGAATCCATCGGTCGTCTACGAACGGCGATATGGGCTCAGTTGGGTGGCAGGCTGGGGAGATGATTGGGATGACGTTCCCACTGACACCTGA
- a CDS encoding sulfatase-like hydrolase/transferase, producing the protein MSAERFLLAFFIFAAAFAPASAAQDKPNFVIILADDLGYGDVGFQGGKAKTPHLDKLAAEGIRLAAHYVHPMCSPTRAALLTGQYASRFGVTGAQNEQAFPFGTPTMASLLSNGGYDTALIGKWHLGSGLDTPPDKFGFGYSYGLLAGGATPDTHEYKMGPHQRTWHRNGTLLDEEGHITDLITKDAVKWIGERADKPFFLYVPYTAVHVPINEPERWLKMNEHIEGPAQRLHAADVSHLDDGVAQILAALEKKDLRKNTVVLFLSDNGAHDDVDNKQDKYPGIDTRPHLTIRGSNTPFRGWKGGLYDGGIRTPAIAHWPGHWEAGVQDAPVSVTCWFTTLCSLGGVELPRAATGDGAHLNPMLANHAKNGPLEPMPIYSASPGYRARMVRLGDWKLIVTKGGGAKDKKGDRKELYNLKADPGESRNVIAEHPEQTAMLEEMLAKFAAHDMVVERDKGGKAGD; encoded by the coding sequence ATGTCCGCGGAACGTTTCCTCCTCGCGTTTTTCATTTTTGCTGCAGCCTTCGCTCCCGCGTCTGCCGCTCAGGACAAACCCAACTTCGTCATCATCCTCGCGGATGACCTGGGCTATGGCGATGTCGGCTTCCAGGGAGGCAAGGCGAAGACACCGCACCTGGACAAGCTCGCCGCCGAAGGCATCCGCCTCGCTGCGCACTACGTGCATCCCATGTGCAGTCCCACGCGCGCGGCGCTGCTCACGGGACAATATGCCAGCCGCTTCGGCGTGACGGGCGCGCAGAATGAACAGGCCTTCCCCTTCGGCACGCCCACGATGGCGAGTCTGCTTTCCAACGGGGGATACGACACCGCGCTCATCGGCAAGTGGCACCTCGGCTCCGGCCTCGATACACCGCCGGACAAGTTTGGCTTCGGCTACAGTTACGGCCTGCTCGCCGGCGGCGCCACGCCGGACACGCATGAATACAAGATGGGACCGCATCAACGCACGTGGCATCGCAACGGCACTCTGCTGGATGAAGAGGGCCACATCACCGACCTCATCACGAAGGATGCCGTGAAATGGATTGGTGAGCGCGCGGATAAACCTTTCTTCCTCTACGTCCCCTATACCGCCGTGCATGTTCCCATCAATGAACCCGAGCGGTGGCTGAAGATGAATGAGCACATTGAGGGCCCGGCACAGCGTCTCCATGCCGCGGATGTCTCCCACCTAGATGATGGCGTGGCCCAAATCCTCGCGGCGCTGGAGAAGAAGGATCTGCGCAAGAACACCGTCGTGCTCTTCCTCAGCGACAACGGCGCACACGATGATGTGGACAACAAGCAGGACAAGTATCCCGGCATCGACACCCGCCCGCACCTCACCATCCGTGGCAGCAACACTCCCTTCCGCGGGTGGAAAGGCGGCCTCTATGACGGCGGCATCCGCACTCCGGCCATTGCTCACTGGCCGGGACATTGGGAAGCGGGAGTGCAGGACGCACCGGTCAGCGTCACCTGCTGGTTCACCACGCTCTGCTCCCTCGGTGGAGTCGAGCTGCCCCGCGCCGCCACGGGCGATGGCGCGCACCTCAATCCCATGCTGGCGAATCACGCCAAGAACGGCCCTCTTGAACCGATGCCCATCTACTCCGCCAGTCCAGGCTACCGCGCACGCATGGTACGGCTTGGAGATTGGAAGCTGATTGTCACCAAGGGGGGCGGTGCCAAGGACAAGAAAGGCGACAGGAAGGAACTCTACAATCTCAAAGCTGACCCTGGCGAGTCACGCAACGTGATCGCCGAACATCCGGAGCAAACAGCGATGTTGGAAGAGATGCTGGCAAAGTTCGCAGCACACGACATGGTGGTGGAGCGTGACAAGGGTGGGAAGGCGGGAGACTAG
- a CDS encoding sulfur globule family protein encodes MKTVLMLTLALSAMLLSSAQAAPEEETGKPFQLTTLSGDKYKNCRILKVTPEAMTVMHDAGVSKISFENLSDEWRTRFRYDASKAEEFAKAEEQRVKEAAEKRELALKKQQLREEEKMDILMARERQRLAAEKAAAELGPPLAPAPLPGDATPQLGTASSEPMEEIVPSLSPITQVYTPGAGTYRQYGRDRYSYLYSGFYGYGYPYIPIYGGGGSGYCPPHHHHHSGSSYVQPIIRGSFSVGGNTVIRVNR; translated from the coding sequence ATGAAGACCGTGCTCATGCTCACGCTGGCACTTTCCGCGATGCTGCTCTCCAGCGCACAGGCCGCTCCGGAAGAGGAGACGGGCAAACCTTTCCAGCTCACCACCCTCTCTGGGGACAAGTACAAGAACTGCCGCATCCTGAAAGTCACGCCTGAGGCCATGACCGTGATGCACGACGCGGGCGTCTCGAAAATCAGCTTCGAGAATCTCAGCGACGAATGGCGCACCAGGTTCCGCTATGACGCCTCGAAGGCAGAAGAATTTGCCAAGGCCGAGGAACAACGCGTGAAGGAAGCTGCTGAGAAGCGCGAGCTCGCCCTGAAAAAACAGCAGCTCCGTGAAGAGGAGAAAATGGATATCCTCATGGCGCGTGAGCGTCAGCGCCTCGCTGCGGAGAAGGCTGCGGCAGAACTCGGCCCACCTCTCGCACCAGCACCACTCCCCGGTGATGCCACGCCACAACTCGGCACGGCTTCTTCCGAGCCCATGGAGGAGATTGTGCCGTCTCTGTCTCCCATCACCCAGGTATACACACCCGGCGCCGGGACCTACCGGCAGTATGGGCGTGATCGTTACAGCTACCTGTATTCCGGATTCTACGGTTATGGCTATCCCTACATCCCCATCTATGGTGGCGGAGGTTCGGGATACTGCCCCCCACATCACCACCATCACTCCGGCTCCTCCTATGTGCAGCCGATCATCCGTGGTTCATTCTCGGTGGGTGGGAATACGGTGATTCGGGTGAACCGGTAA
- a CDS encoding VIT domain-containing protein: MKALLFATTSLLLLAASGTAQTPAPGSFAASRAPGLWINREVNQYQPMELQAAAVDIKVRGHLATTTVELTFYNPNSRVMEGEFVFPLDEGQTVSGYALEVEGKMRQAVIVEKQRGRAIFEEIVRRGIDPGLAELTRGNVFRTRVYPIFAEKTKRVSVTFEQELKADGDTFRYALPMFIPGKLKTYRTHVEVVRAPGVPFTRGNACEPLEFKRQRNNQSQVAEFTKVGVEMWRPLEFHVPKRDDRTQIFLVEDKAKPSQQYFHARVEPPIPLDAPPPVFTPKRVAIFYDASGSAARRLRARELEMLDAWLKRLGTVKVDLVIFRNEAEKPIAYDIKDGETAAVREAMESAALDGGTSLGAVDIRVVPEADAVVLMSDGFSTFSADEPVVTRPDGSAPPLFAIHAAKQADAANLQRLARKTGGQVLNLMRLEVDAAVASMRIPPVRLLQWQVISGKVDEVAIPRQELEDGALVIAGKVQGRSVVELSLGRTSDAAVKHRLTLEPEEALDPASGAFVRRAWAQCRLAELSVDAKRHESGITALGKEHRIVTPGTSLIVLERIEDYARHRLEPVEPDLRAKYLAFLKSHPYYGRERDMTVSTGYVVHQWQEFKTWHEKRHPWLESVIKGAAEHEAALYEALAAGSAQGLPGPMLKAEDAVAAAALAHRAGVLAEQWQEASKEDDSRAAWLQDAAKVLRAVRALRQQRMNLAGPGGVSAAGGGFGFGGGGGFGRGVGIGGSNGFAGSLGDMNGVFTGTMTVNGSLAMDSSMPVEAPASRAATGARDKNVEAEGLEVKPWEPDTPYLTRLRKSDEPVQEYLSLRNEYATSPAFFTDCAGYFFTEKKDATLALRVLSNLAELDLENATLLRTLAFHLKQHGRHDLAALVYEEVLRIRGEEPQSRRDLALCLAQLQKPDFSRAVRLLWEVVTRPWDQRFYGIQLTALHELNDLVQHIPKEQMPDLKALGVDETLLTPVPVALRVVLSWDTDNVDVNFWVIDPAGEVCFVGVTRTNTGGCMSARMSRGYGPEVFTIRRPLPGKYTVLVACQGNYQQKASLPPTVQLEFQSGFNEVGSVKRELITRRLEKMYDAMEVGTFSVKVEDLAAE, encoded by the coding sequence ATGAAAGCGCTCCTTTTTGCCACCACCTCTCTCCTCCTGCTGGCAGCCAGCGGCACTGCCCAGACACCCGCACCCGGCAGCTTTGCTGCGAGCCGGGCGCCGGGCCTCTGGATCAATCGCGAGGTGAACCAATACCAGCCGATGGAGCTGCAGGCTGCCGCGGTGGACATCAAAGTGCGCGGCCATCTGGCCACCACCACGGTGGAGCTCACCTTCTACAACCCAAACTCACGCGTGATGGAGGGTGAGTTTGTTTTTCCACTCGATGAAGGACAGACCGTGTCCGGCTATGCCTTGGAGGTGGAGGGCAAGATGCGCCAGGCGGTGATTGTGGAGAAGCAACGAGGGCGGGCGATTTTCGAGGAGATTGTGCGGCGCGGCATCGACCCGGGACTGGCGGAGCTCACACGTGGGAATGTCTTTCGCACACGCGTGTATCCCATCTTTGCAGAGAAGACCAAGCGGGTGTCCGTGACCTTTGAGCAGGAACTCAAGGCCGACGGTGATACGTTTCGCTATGCCCTGCCCATGTTCATCCCGGGGAAGCTGAAAACGTATCGTACACATGTGGAGGTGGTGCGCGCTCCCGGTGTTCCCTTCACCAGGGGCAATGCGTGCGAGCCGCTGGAGTTCAAGAGACAGCGGAACAACCAGAGCCAGGTGGCGGAGTTCACGAAGGTGGGCGTGGAAATGTGGCGGCCGCTGGAGTTCCATGTACCGAAGCGGGATGACCGCACGCAAATCTTCCTGGTGGAGGACAAGGCGAAACCCTCCCAGCAATATTTCCACGCGCGTGTGGAGCCTCCCATCCCGCTCGATGCGCCTCCGCCAGTCTTCACGCCAAAGCGTGTGGCCATTTTCTATGATGCCTCGGGTAGTGCCGCAAGGCGCCTGCGTGCCCGCGAGTTGGAGATGCTGGATGCCTGGCTGAAACGTCTGGGTACGGTGAAGGTGGATCTGGTGATCTTCCGCAATGAGGCGGAGAAGCCAATCGCCTATGACATCAAGGATGGTGAGACGGCGGCGGTGCGCGAAGCGATGGAGTCTGCGGCTTTGGATGGAGGCACATCACTCGGAGCCGTGGACATTCGTGTGGTGCCGGAGGCGGATGCCGTCGTGTTGATGTCCGATGGCTTCTCCACTTTCAGCGCGGACGAGCCGGTGGTGACGCGACCCGATGGCAGCGCGCCACCACTCTTTGCCATTCACGCTGCGAAGCAGGCAGACGCGGCGAATCTCCAACGTCTGGCGCGCAAGACGGGCGGACAGGTGTTGAACCTCATGCGCCTGGAGGTGGACGCCGCTGTGGCATCCATGCGTATCCCACCTGTCAGACTTCTCCAGTGGCAGGTGATTTCGGGCAAGGTGGATGAAGTCGCCATTCCCCGACAGGAGCTGGAGGATGGGGCTCTGGTGATTGCGGGAAAGGTGCAGGGCAGGAGCGTCGTGGAGCTCAGCTTGGGGCGGACCAGCGACGCTGCGGTGAAACATCGGCTCACGCTGGAACCCGAGGAGGCTTTGGACCCTGCAAGCGGGGCCTTTGTGCGTCGGGCGTGGGCGCAGTGCAGGCTCGCGGAGCTCTCTGTCGATGCGAAGCGTCACGAGTCTGGGATCACGGCGCTGGGGAAGGAACATCGCATCGTGACTCCGGGTACCTCGCTCATCGTGCTGGAGCGTATCGAGGACTATGCACGCCATCGTTTGGAGCCCGTGGAGCCGGACCTGCGCGCGAAGTACCTTGCCTTTCTGAAGAGCCATCCTTACTACGGCCGGGAGAGGGATATGACGGTATCGACCGGCTATGTGGTGCACCAGTGGCAGGAGTTCAAGACATGGCACGAGAAGCGGCATCCCTGGCTGGAGTCCGTGATCAAAGGGGCTGCCGAGCACGAGGCTGCGCTGTATGAGGCACTGGCCGCGGGGAGTGCGCAGGGACTTCCCGGACCGATGTTGAAAGCGGAGGATGCTGTGGCGGCAGCGGCCCTGGCGCATCGTGCGGGCGTGCTCGCAGAGCAGTGGCAGGAAGCCAGCAAGGAAGATGACTCTCGTGCTGCCTGGCTCCAGGACGCGGCAAAGGTGCTGCGGGCGGTGCGTGCGCTGCGTCAGCAGCGGATGAATCTGGCGGGTCCCGGTGGCGTGTCTGCGGCGGGTGGCGGCTTTGGATTTGGCGGCGGTGGCGGCTTTGGCCGTGGAGTAGGCATCGGTGGGAGCAATGGTTTTGCCGGTTCCCTCGGCGACATGAATGGCGTGTTCACCGGAACTATGACGGTGAATGGCTCACTCGCCATGGATTCGTCCATGCCGGTTGAAGCACCGGCCTCGCGTGCAGCGACAGGAGCCCGTGACAAGAACGTCGAGGCGGAAGGACTGGAGGTGAAGCCATGGGAGCCTGATACACCCTATCTTACCAGACTGCGGAAGTCGGACGAGCCGGTGCAGGAGTATCTCTCCCTGCGGAACGAATATGCCACCAGCCCCGCTTTCTTCACCGACTGCGCCGGGTATTTCTTCACGGAGAAGAAGGACGCGACACTGGCCCTGCGCGTCCTTTCCAACCTCGCCGAGCTGGATCTGGAGAATGCCACCCTGCTGCGTACGCTCGCCTTTCATCTGAAGCAGCATGGTCGCCACGACCTGGCAGCGTTGGTGTATGAGGAGGTGCTGCGCATCCGTGGCGAGGAGCCGCAGAGCCGCCGCGATCTGGCGCTGTGCCTCGCACAGTTGCAGAAGCCGGATTTCTCGCGTGCGGTGCGTCTTCTCTGGGAGGTGGTCACGCGGCCCTGGGATCAGCGTTTCTATGGCATCCAGCTCACCGCACTGCATGAGCTCAATGATTTGGTCCAGCACATTCCCAAGGAACAGATGCCTGACCTCAAGGCGTTGGGAGTGGATGAGACCTTGCTCACTCCTGTACCCGTGGCCCTGCGAGTGGTGCTCTCGTGGGACACGGACAATGTGGATGTGAACTTCTGGGTCATCGACCCGGCAGGAGAAGTGTGTTTTGTTGGTGTGACCCGCACGAACACGGGCGGCTGCATGAGCGCCCGGATGTCCCGTGGTTACGGACCCGAGGTCTTCACCATTCGCCGCCCTCTCCCCGGGAAGTACACCGTGCTGGTGGCATGCCAGGGGAACTACCAGCAGAAGGCCTCCCTGCCACCCACGGTGCAACTGGAGTTCCAGTCAGGCTTCAATGAAGTGGGCTCGGTGAAACGGGAGCTTATCACGCGTCGACTGGAGAAGATGTACGACGCGATGGAAGTGGGAACGTTCTCCGTGAAGGTGGAGGACCTGGCGGCGGAGTAG
- a CDS encoding YceH family protein: MNAESTSPDTAVTSTPDTVPVTTLQPLTYQEVRVLGCLVEKEMTTPEYYPLTLNALVAACNQTTNREPVLKLDEDTVREALEGLKSRGYALQVTLAGARVQKYKHNLEHKLPRLEKPTLALLCVLLLRGPQTAGELRQRTERMFAFADIPAAESAIRELMTYPETPLVESIPAGGGRKTITYVHLLGGPVEMSGVASSSAGEAAVQANTDIAWRERLESEIAMLRDEVAELRRRLGSLELREAGGSFSDIGSGGSTPRSATLGGEEVTGGGFIP; the protein is encoded by the coding sequence ATGAATGCGGAATCCACTTCCCCCGACACAGCCGTCACCTCCACACCGGACACGGTGCCAGTCACAACCTTGCAGCCCCTGACTTACCAGGAGGTGCGCGTGCTCGGCTGCCTGGTGGAAAAGGAGATGACCACTCCTGAGTACTATCCGCTCACGCTGAATGCGCTCGTCGCAGCATGCAACCAGACCACCAATCGCGAGCCCGTGCTGAAGCTCGACGAAGATACGGTGCGGGAGGCGCTGGAGGGTTTGAAGTCACGCGGCTATGCCCTGCAGGTGACGCTGGCTGGAGCCCGTGTGCAGAAGTACAAGCACAACCTGGAGCACAAGCTGCCCCGGCTGGAGAAGCCCACCCTGGCCCTGCTCTGCGTGCTGCTGCTGCGCGGCCCGCAGACCGCAGGCGAGCTGCGCCAGCGCACGGAGCGCATGTTTGCCTTCGCCGACATTCCCGCAGCCGAGTCGGCCATACGCGAACTGATGACCTATCCCGAGACGCCCCTCGTGGAGAGCATCCCTGCTGGCGGCGGGCGCAAGACCATCACCTATGTGCATCTCCTCGGCGGTCCGGTGGAGATGTCCGGCGTCGCCAGCAGCAGCGCCGGCGAGGCTGCCGTGCAGGCGAATACCGACATCGCGTGGCGCGAGCGGCTGGAAAGTGAAATCGCCATGCTGCGGGATGAAGTGGCCGAGCTGAGGCGACGCCTCGGTTCCCTGGAACTGCGCGAGGCCGGTGGTTCGTTCAGCGACATCGGCAGTGGTGGAAGTACTCCGAGAAGCGCGACGCTCGGCGGCGAGGAAGTCACGGGTGGCGGGTTCATTCCGTGA